GTCATCTTCTCGCCGTCGAGCGACCGGTTCAGCACGCCGCGGCTGAGTTCCGGCAACAGCGTGTTGGTGAGGATGGCGTCGATCATGCGGCCACCAGACTCGATTTCGGTGCAGCGCGCCTTGACCAGCGCCATGACGCCGTCGCCGATCACCAGTTCGGCGTCGTGGCTGGCGCGCAGCCGCCGCGCGATCTTGCCGAACTGATGGCGGGTGATGGCCTCGATCATCGAATCCGAGAGTGGATAGTAAGGGATGGTCACGACGCGGCCGAGGAAGGCCGCTGGAAACACCTTCAGCAGTGGAGCGCGCAGTGCAGCATCGAGGCCGTCGAGCCCTGCCCTCACCGTGCCGTTGCCGGTCCGCTCCATGATGACTTCGGAGCCGACATTGGACGTCAGCAGGATCAGCGTGTTCTTGAAGTCGATGCGCCTTCCCTCGCTGTCATCCATCATGCCCTTGTCGAAGACCTGGAAAAAGATCTCGTGGACGTCGGGATGGGCCTTCTCGACCTCGTCGAGCAGGATCACCGAATAGGGTTTTCGGCGCACGGCCTCGGTGAGAATGCCGCCTTTGCCGTAGCCGACATAGCCGGGAGGCGCGCCCTTGAGCGTCGAGACGGTGTGGGCTTCCTGGAACTCGGACATGTTGATCGAGATCAGGTTCTGTTCGCCGCCATAGAGCGTCTCGGCCAAGGCCAGGGCCGTCTCGGTCTTGCCGACGCCGGAGGGGCCGCAGAGCAGGAACACGCCGACGGGCTTTTCCGGCGCTCCGAGCCCGGCGCGGCTGGTTTGCACGCGCTTGGCGATCATCTCCATGGCGTGATCCTGGCCGACGACACGTTCGGACAGCGTGGTGGCCAGCTTGAGCGCCTTTTCGGTCTGGCTGGACAGCATCCGTCCCGTCGGGATGCCGGTCCAGTCCTGGACCACGGCAGCGACCGCATTGCGGTCGACCGACGGCAGGATCAGCGGCGTCTCGCCTTGCGCCGTGGCAAGCTCGGCCATGAGTTCACGCAGCCGCGCCAGATCGGCGACAGGATCTGACGGCGCAGCTTCGGCAGCCGGCGCTTCGGTCTCGGACGCTTTGGCCTTCGGCTTTTCAGGCTCGGACGTTTCGGCCTTGGGCGGTTCAGCCTTGGGGACCTTGGTCTTTTCTTCGTCCGGCGCTGCTGGTTCGGCATCGGCCTCAGCTGCCGCCACCGCATCGAGCGGGACGCCGTCGCCGCGCAGCCGCGCGCGCAGTTCGAGGATCTCGGCAACCAGCGCCTTTTCGCGCTCCCAGCGCTCCTCGGCGGCGGCGAGCATGGTCCCGGTCTCAGTGAGCCCGGCCTCGACCCGCGCCTGCCGGTCAGTTACTTCGATGCCGATCGCTGCCTCGCGGCCGATGATGCCGCTTTCGACCTCGAGCGCCTGGCGGCGCCGCAAAATGTCCTCGACCTCGGCCGGCGTCGCATGCTGCGAGATCGCGACCCTGGCGCAAGCCGTGTCGAGCAGGCTGACCGCCTTGTCGGGCAATTGCCGCGCCGGGATGTAGCGATGCGACAGGCCGACCGCCGCCTCGATCGCCTCGTCCAGGATCTGCACCTCGTGATGCTGTTCGAGCACGCCGGCTACACCGCGCAGCATGAGCACGGCCACCGCTTCCGACGGCTCGTCGATCTTGACCACCTGGAAACGGCGGGTCAGCGCCGGGTCCTTTTCGATGTGCTGCTTGTATTCGGCCCAGGTCGTTGCGGCGATGGTGCGCAGTTCGCCACGTGCCAGCGCCGGCTTCAGCAGATTGGCGGCATCGCCGGTTCCCGCTGCACCGCCGGCGCCGATCAGCGTGTGCGCCTCGTCGATGAACAGGATGACCGGCGTTTCGGATGACTGAACTTCGTCGATCACCGCCTTCAGGCGCTTCTCGAACTCGCCCTTGACGCTGGCGCCGGCCTGCATCAGGCCGACGTCGAGCATGCGCACGCTGATGCCTTGCAGGGGCGGCGGCACGTCGCCCTGGGCGATGCGCAGGGCAAACCCCTCGACCACCGCGGTCTTGCCGACACCGGCCTCGCCGGTCAGGATCGGGTTGTTCTGCCGGCGCCGCATCAGGATATCGATGATCTGCCGGATCTCCGGGTCTCGGCCGACGACCGGGTCGATCTTGCCGTCATGGGCGCGCTGGGTGAGGTCTGTGGCGTATTTGGCCAGCGCGGAATCCCCGCCCGGAGCTCGCCGCGGCGCCTCCGCGGTGGGAGCCACTGCTGCCGTGGCGCGGGCTTCGAGCGAACCGTCCACCACCTCGGCAAAGCGGGCGATGACCCCGTCGGCGTCGATCTTGTCGAATTCGCCGCTGATCTTCGCCACCAGGCCTTCCAGCACCGGCGTCTTCAGGCAGGCGAGCACGATATGGGCGCTGCGGACCTCCTCCATGCCGAATTCCAGCGTCGCCAGATTCCAGGCTTCCTGGATGGCGTGGAAGATGTGGTCGGAAAATTCCTCGATCGAGGTGGCGCCGTAGGGCAGCTTGTCGACGGCGCGGGTCATTTCGGTGGTAAGCCGGCTGGCATCGACGCCGGCATCGGCAATGATCATCTGCACATCCGAACGCTCGGACAGCACCAGTTGTTCTATGAAATGGACGAGTTCGACGTAAGGATTGCCGCGCAGCTTGGCGCTGTCGGCGGCGGCCTTGAAGGCGCGCAGGCAGACCGGATTGAGCTTGCCAACCAGTTCCTTGCGTTTGAACCCCTGCGACGACCGGCGCTGTTCCATCGAACGTGCTCCTGCAATCTGCCCGTCGACAGCCTGCCACATAAGCAGCCGCTTGACAAAGCGCTTGATGCAGCCGGCCTTTCTCTTTGTGGAGAGTCCCGCGCCGCCAAATGCAGACAACCACGATTTTTTATAATCCTATGCGATGCGCTTCACATACGAGGTCGGGCAGGCGCGCCATGAATTGCGCCATCCGAGACGCAGTTGCACCGACATTCATTAGCGCTCGTTAACTTTTGAGCGGATGGCGAATTGTGGGAATATGCAACCGTGTGCTAACGTTGGGTCACGTACGGTTTTAGAGCCGGTCGCCGGGGGTATCTGTGATCGATCTCGCACTCTGGCTTGCTCCGCTGGACGGTGAAAATCCGTCAGGCGAAGACTTGCGCAACGATCCGGCTTTTCATGAGCTGGAGCGGCTCACGGAGCCGCAGGTCAAGGTCGTCCATGACGGGCGCAACAAGCCAGCCGCGCAATCGACCATTCCGGTCGACTGGCCTGCCGTGCTCGGCAAGGCCGAGGAGTTGCGTTCGCATGGCCGCGACCTGCGCTTGCTTGTCATTGTCGCACGGGCGCTGGCCAATGAAGAGGGGCTGGCCGGACTGGCACAGGGCCTGACCCTGATTTCAAGGACCTTCGAGACGCATTGGGAGACGATGCATCCGGCGCTGCGGGCCAGCCCCCAACCACGCGAGGCCGCCTTGCGCCGCCTCAACGCGCTGGCCGACCTGCAGAACGGCCAGGAAGGCCTGCTGGCGAACCTCAGGCAGATGGTCTTCTTCGCTCCTCGTCCCATCGGGCCGATCAGCGGACGCGATCTCGAACAGGGTGCGCTCGACGATCGCGTCATGCTTCAGGAAGCGGCGTCGGGATTGAATGCCACGGAGAAGGCAGCGCTGGTCAGCGCGCACGGACAGCTCCTGAACCGGGTGGGCAGCGGTTGTGCCGCCCATCAGGACCAGGCCGGTGAACAGATGACAGCGCTCATCGCCGGGGCGCACGCAGCGATCGAGGCGCTCGACGCGGTCGATACGGCCCTGAATGCCCGTCTTGACAGCAACGGGGCTGCCGTCCCGGACCTGAAACGATTTTTGCAGCGCGTGCTGACGACGCTGGAACGCAACACGGCGGTCGAGACCACGGAAGAGGCAGCGACGAAGGGAGCCGCCAGCCCGGCTGCTGCCGCGGCAAGCCCGGCCGCGCCGGTCAGAAACGGTCATGGAGCCGAGACGATGGCAAGCTACGCTGAGACCGGTGCGGGGCTCCCGGACAGGATTTCCTCGCGCGACGATGTGGTGAAGTGCCTAGACCTTGTGGTCGCGTTCTACGACCGCACCGAGCCGTCGAGCCCGATCCCGCATCTCGCCCGCCGGGTGCGCAGGATGGTGCACATGGATTTCGTTGAACTGATGGAAGACCTCGCCCCGTCGGGGCTCAAGGAATTCCGGCTGCTCGCCGGCGTTCCCGACGCCAAGAAGACTGCCCAGAAGGATGAAAGGTAGCAACACATGCCAGCCGAAAGCAAAGCGAAGGTCATCGAGCGAAATCGCGCCCCGCGCGTGCAGATCGCCTACGATGTCGAAACCTACGGCAGCCCGACGACGATTGAACTGCCGTTCGTCATGGGCGTGATGGCCGACCTGTCGGGCGCATCGCAGACCAGGGAAGCGTCCAAGACGGTGCTCGACCGTTCCTTTGTCGAGACCGATGCCAACCGCTTCCCCAAATTCATGGAAGCGCTGGGACCCAGGGTCAAGGCGCGGGTGAAGAACACGCTGCCGCAGGCCGAGGGACAGGAGCGCGACGAAGAACTGGCGCTCGACCTGACCTTCACCAAGATGGGCGATTTCGCCCCCGACAAGATCGCCGAACAGGTCCCGCAACTGGCCGAAATCCTCAAGATGCGGCGCCAGCTCGAGGAGCTGCTCGGCTTCATGGACGGCCGCGTCGATGCCGAAAAGCGCATCGCCCAATTGCTGAACAACCAGCCGCTGCTTGGCCAGATCGCCGCCCAGGCGCTGTCCGACGACAAGGGTGAGGAATAGATCATGGCCGAACAGCAAAAGACCGCAGCATCCGTCGCCGAGGCCGAGGCCGTCGATCTCGGTGAATTCAGCCAGCTCTTGGAGAAGGACTTCAAGGTCAAGAAGGACGACAGCGAGAAGCTGCAGCAGCTGGTGCGCAACCTGGCTCTGGCGGCGCAGTCGCGCTCCGAGACGACGACGATCTCGTCCAACTCGATCAAGTCGATCAAGTCGTTGATCGCCGGTATCGACAAGATGCTGACGACCCAGGTCAACGAAATCCTGCACGCGCCGGAAGTGCGGCAGATGGAAGGCACCTGGCGCGGCCTCTGGTACCTCATCAACAACACCGAGACGGATCAGAAGCTGAAGATCCGGGTGATGAACATTTCCAAGGAGCAGCTGGCCGATACGCTCGAAGACTATGAAGGCCAGATGTGGGACCAGAGCCCGATCTTCAAGAAAGTCTACACCGACGAGTATTCGATGCTCGGCGGCGAACCGATCGGCTGCGTCATCGGCGCCTACGAGTTCTCCAACCACCCGCGCGACGTCGGCCTGTTGCGCAACATCTCCGGCATCTGCGCCTCGGCGCACACGCCGTTCATCGCCGCCGCCTCGCCACGGCTGTTCCGCATGGACAGCTGGCAGGAACTGCCCAACCCGCAGGACCTGCAGCAGATCGTCTCCAACCCGGCCTACGCCTCGTGGCAATCGCTGCGCGAGAGCGAGGATGCGCGCTATATCGGGCTGACCATGCCGCGCGTGCTGGCGCGGCTGCCCTACGGCTCCGAGACCGTGCCGGTCAAGGGCTTCTCCTTCGAGGAGGAAGTGCAGGGCGACCACAACAAATATGTCTGGATGAACGCTGCCTTCCCGATGGGCGTCAACATCAACCGCAGCCACAAGCTCTATGGCTGGGGCACCCAGATCCGCGGCGTCGAAAATGGCGGCACGGTGCTTAACCTGCCGGTGCACTCGTTCCCGACCGATGACGGCTCGATCGCGATGAAATGCCCGACGGAAGTCGCCATCGACGACCGGCGCGAGGCGGAACTGGCCAAGCTCGGGCTGATGCCGATCCTGCACCGCAAGAACACCGATCTCGCGGCCTTCATCGGCGCCCACTCGCTGCAGGATGACGAGACGCGGGCGGGCCGCCTGGTCGACCCCGACGCCCAGTCCAACGAGCGGCTCTCTGCCAACCTGCCCTACCTGTTCCCGGTCTCGCGCTTTGCCCACTACCTCAAGGCGATTGCGCGCGACAAGGTCGGCTCGTTCAAGGAACGCACCGACATGCAGATCTGGTTGACCGAGTGGATCAACCGGTACGTGCTGGCCAACCCGGCCTTCGCCGACGACAAGGCACGCGCCAAGCGTCCGCTTGCCGCCGCCGAGGTGCAGGTCGACAGCGTGGAGGGCCGGCCGGGCTACTACAACGCCCGCTTCTATCTGCGCCCGCACTACCAACTGGAGGGCATCAACGCCTCGCTCAGGCTGGTGTCGGAATTGCCGTCCGTGAAGACCTGATTGCAGCAACCAAACCTTTGTTTGAAAGCGGTGGAGAACGAAAATGCCCACAATGAAGATCGATGGTTTTCTGAAAGTTCCGGATATCAAGGGGCCCAGCACGCGCGACGGCCATGACGACGAGATCGAAATCCATGGCGTCGATTACAAGATGGTCGCGCCCTACGACCCCAATTCCCTCTCGCGCCGAGGCCGCGTGTCGATGGGCATGATCAAGTTCACCAAGCACTACGACAAGGCCTCACCCTATCTGGCCAAGGCCCTGTTCGAAAACAAGGCGCTGGACGAGGTCAAATTCTCCGCTCGGCGGACCATCGACGGCGAGAGCAAGGACTATCTGGTCGTTACCCTGACCGACGCCTCGATCATGGAATACGACATGTCGCAGGCCGATGATGAAGCCGACCTGATCCAGGAGGAAGTCTCCTTCGCCTACAAGAAGATCAAGTTCGTCTATGACGACAATGACGAAGCCGAAATGGATGTCTATGTCGGCAAGTGAGGGGCGAGCAAAGCGCCCTGCCGCCGACAAGGTACAGGCGGGCGGTTCACGGGCCAAGCGCGAGGCGGTACAGCCTTCGCTGTGGGACCGCCTCGTCAACGATCTGCCGGGCGTGAGCTCGGAGATAGACGGGCTCAGGCAGGCTCTGCAGGAGGAGCTTGGCGCAGAGCGCCTGGACGAGCTGCTGGCAGACGGACCGAGGCGCATCGACGCCGATGACGCATTGAACCCCGATCAGAAGCGCCGGCTGCACCGGCTGGCGTTTCAGAACCGGCACCGTGGCGAGCTTGAAAGCCGAGGCATCGTGGTGTCGCCCGATGTGCTGCGCGAGGCCGTGCGGCGCGACATCGAGGCGCTGTTCAACACCGAGCGTTTCGAATCCGCGCCGCTGCTATCCGATCTCGAGGCCGAGCAGATGACCGACAGTCCGACATCGCTGGCCGACTTTCCGGAGGTGCGCCGCAGCGTTGTCAATTATGGCGTGCCGTCCTTCTCCGGCCGGTCGTCGCGCGACTTCGATCGCGATGTTCTGGCTCGCGAGATCCGCGCCGTGCTCGCCGCATTCGAGCCGCGGCTGAAGGAGAGCGCGACGAAAGTCACGGTCAACCTCGGCGACAAGACCGGCCTGAAGATCGAGATCGACGCCGTGCTGATCATGACGCCGACGCCCGAGCGCATGCGCCTGCGCACGACGATCAATCTCGACAACGGACTGGCGCGCACCGAGTTCAGGGAAGCCTGAGAGATGGACCGGGTCTTCGTAGAATATTACGAGGAGGAACTGTCCCACATACGCGGGCTGGCGGCGGAGTTCGCCGACATGCATCCGGCGGTTGCCCGCAATTTGTCGCTGGATACGGTGCCGTGTCCCGACCCCTATGTCGAGCGGCTGCTCGACGGCGTCGCCTTCCTCGCCGCGCGCACGCGCCTGAAGGTGGATGCCGAGCGCTCGCGGTTTTCGCGCAGCATCCTCGACGTGCTTTATCCCGATCTCGTCACGCCGGCGCCGGCAACCGCCATGGTGGTGCTGAAGCCCGGCCAGCAGGTGCAGACAATGCTTGCCGGCCATGTCGTCAAGCGCGGCACGCGGCTGGTCTCCAGCTTGCAGGCCGGCCTGTCGACGCGCTGCACCTTCACCACCGCGCAGGACATGACGCTGTTTCCGATCGCGATCAGTTCGGTCGGCTATTTCCAGGACCGCAGCGCGCTTGCCGCCGCCGGTATTGGCCCGATCAGCGGCAAGGGTGGCGAAGCGGCACTTCGCATCACGCTTGCCCGGACCGGAAAGGGCAAGCTCGACGAACTGGCGCTCGACCGGCTCGACTTCTATTTCGCCAACCGCACCAAGGCGCCGCTGATCTTCGACGCCATCTTCGGCGTCTGCTCCGGTGTCGGCGCACGACCGGAAGGCAAGACCAATCCATTGTCGCCGCTACCGGCGCCGGAGATGGTGGGCATCGCAGATGCCGAAGCGCTGATGCCGCGCACGCGGCCGACCTTCGAAGGCTACCGCCTGCTACGCGAATATTTCATGATGCCCGAGCGCTTCCATTATGCGCGCGTCACCGGCTTGCTGCCGGTCGTGCGTAAATGCCAGGCCGGGCTCGAAATCGTCTTTTTGTTCAGGCGTCCCGTGCCCGAGCTCGCCGACCTGACGCCGGCGGATTTTGATCTGTTCGCGACGCCGATCATCAATCTCTTCGAGCGCGAGTGCAACATCGTCGAGCTCGACCAGCGCAAGACGCGGCAGGTGCTGCATGCCGACCGCACGCGGGCGCGCGACTTTGAAATCTACCGCGTCATCCGCGTCGAAGACGCCGATGCCGAGGGACCCGACGCGGAGATACCGGAACTCTTCAGCCTTGGGCAAAATCGCGGCAGCGGCTGGGTCTATTCGACGGAGCGGCGGCCGCGCCGGCCGACCGAGGACGAGCGGCGCCAGGGCGTGACGCGGACCTCCTATGCCGGCGACGACGTCTTCCTGGCGATCTCGCGCCCGGTCCACAGCCAGGCCAACAGGCCGCTCAAGCGCGTCGATATCATGGCGCTTTGCACCAATCGCGACCTGGCCATCCTCGACGACACGCCGACCCTGACGCTGGAAGCCGGCGACCCTGTGGAGACGGTCCGGCTGCTCGGCGCATTGCGTTCGCCGCAGCCGGCGATCCCGGCAGCGCTGCCGCACGGCGCCGACGGCGAGTCGCGCGCCGACGACCTGGCCTGGCGGCTGGTGTCACAGCTGGCGCTCAACTTCCTCAGTCTGGCCAAGGAAGGCCGCGGCGTCGATCCGCTGCACGCGCTGCTCGATCTCTATGCCGAGCGCGGCGACCCCGGGCTCGCCCGCAATGTGCGCTCGATCGTGCGCATCGACTCGCGCGCGGTGATCGAAAGGCTGGCGATCGAAGGGCCGATGTGCTTCGGCCGCGGCACGGAAGTGACGCTGCATGTCGACCAGTCGGTGCTGGCGGGACAGAGCACTCTGCTGCTGTCGGGCCTGCTGTCGCGGCTGTTTGCCCGCCATGCCGGCATTAACGGGTTCGTGCGCACGCGCACGCGGTTGCTCCAGAAACAGGAGGATGTGCCATGGCCGATGACGCCCGGCAATCGCTACCTGATCTAGAGCGAGCCGCAACCCTGTCCGAGAGTTTCGACTTTTTCGAACTGCTGCGCCGGCTCGAACGGCAAGGCGGCCTGTTCGGCCATTCCGGCCGGCCGGACCGCGAGCCGGCAAGGCTCGGCCAGAATGTGCGGCTGTCCTTCGCAGTGCAGGACGTGGTGGATTTCCGCGAGCCGACGGACAAGTCGCCGGCACGCGTCACGGTCAACAATCTCGGCCTGCTCGGACCCGAAGGGCCGATGCCACTGCATCTGACGCGCTGGGTGCTCGATCGCCTGTCGCAACGCTGGTATGCCGGCGCCGAGGCGCGGCAGACGAGCGACACGACCTTCGTCGATTTTGTCAATATCCTGCAGCACAGGATGATCGCGCTCTACTATCGGGCCTGGGCGGATGCGCATCCGGCTGTGCAGGTCGAACGCGGTGTCGGGGGCCGCGTCCGTTCCATGCTGGAAGCGATGGCCGGCATCGGGCTGCCGGGCACGCAGGATGCCGAACTCGATACAGTAAAACTTCGCCAGGCCGCCTCGCTCGCTGCCCAAGTCGACGGCCCCGAGCGACTGACGCTGTTCCTGGCCGAAGCCTTCAAAGTGCCGGTGGTGCTGAAGGAGTTCGTCGCGGCCTGGATGACCATCCCCAAGGCGCTGCAGACGCGGCTTGCCGGCAGCTATGCCACGCTCGGCCGCAGCGCCACCATCGGCCCGCGCAGCTTCAGCCGGCAGAGCCGCATCGAGCTGCGCATCGGCGCGCTCAGCTATATCGATTACAAGGCCTTCCTGCCGGGCGGTGAGCGGCTGAAGCTGTTGAAGCAGGCGGTGCGCGACCTGATCGGCGAGACCATCGATGTCGATCTCAGGATCGTGCTTGCGGCAAAGGCAGTGCCGCCGGCGAAGCTCGGCACCGTCCAGCTTGCCCGCACCACCTGGCTGGCGCGACCGGTCGAAAAGGGGGACGCCGACGACATGCGGTTGCGGACCATCGTCGGCTGGCGGGAAGAGGTGGCGGCATGAGCCTGCTTCTGACTCTCGAACAGGGACCACGCGCGCAAGCCACGCGGCAGGCGCGGCTGGACGAGGGCGAGCTGGTAATCGGCCGCAGCGCCGACGCCGACTGGCAGATCAACGATCCCGACATGTTCGTCTCGCGCGCCCACTGCAAGATCACCAGCAAGCAGGGCGGCTATTTCGTCACCGATACCTCCAGCAGTGGGTTGTTCATCGACGATGCCGCCAGCCCGCTCGGCGCGGGAAATACCGCGCGCCTGCAAAGCGGCATGCGACTGCGACTGGGCGACTATGTGGTGTGGGTCGATTTGCAGACGGCGAAGACCGAGGCGCCGGCCTCCAGGCCTTCAGCGCCTGCCAGTAAGCCGGCGGCGTCGCGGGCGCCGGTCAGCCTCGGCGGCGACGATTTCTTTTCGTCCACCACGGAAGAAGAGCCGGGACGGCCACGCCCTGCCAACCTGCCCGATCCGTTCGAAAAGCCGGTGCCCGGCGCATTCGCGCGTGCGCGGTCCGATGAACGCAGCTCGCAGGCGTTCGACGATCCGTTCAGCCTCGACCCTGTGGCAACGCCGGTGGCCGAGCCCACTGACAGAAACGGCGCCAAGCCATCGTTCGACGATCCCTTCGGCCTCGACTCCGCGCCGCTGTCGAGAGAGCCGAGCAGATCCAATCCTGAGAAGCTGCCGGCCTACGATGACGGGTTTGGTTTCGGCCCTGCCGGGTCCACCAGCCTCGACGCCGGCGTGACGGATGGCGGTGCAACCGATGCGCCCTCGCCTGCCCCCTCTGCAGCGCCCTGGGATCTGCCAGTCCGCGCGGTCGAGCCATCGCCACCGCAGCCACCGCCTCCCCCGTCTCCACCGCCACCACGCGCTCCTGTCCGCCAATCCGCGGCGCGGCCGTCAGCCGGACCGTCGGACGCGGAATTGCGCGCCGCTTTCCTGCGCGGCATGGGCATGGACGAGGCCGATTTTCCCGGCGGCGATCCGGTGGCCGACATGGAAAAATTCGGCCGCGAATACCGGCTGATGATGGAAGGCCTGATGCAGCTTTTGCGCAAGCGCGCCGAAGAGAAGGGCAATGCCCGCGTCGCTCAAACCGTGGTTGGCGCGTCCGAGGTCAACCCGCTCAAATTCCTGCCTTCGGTCGACGATGCTCTGGTGACCATGCTGGCCGAGCGCAGCCCCGGTTTCCTCGGCGCCGAAGCGGCGATCAAGGACGCGGTGCGCGATCTGGCGCAGCACCACGTTCGTGCCTGGCGCGGCGTGCAAGGCGCGCTCAAGCGCATGATCGACCGCTTCGATCCGGCGGCGATCGAGCAGGAATTGAAGTCGAGTTCGGCGATCGGCAATCTGCTGACCGGCGGGCGCGGCGCCAAGCTCTGGGAATTGTACCAGAAACGCCACCGTGAAATCGCTCACAGCGCCGAGACGCGTTTTCTGGGCGAGATCGGCGCTGATTTTCGTGATGCATATGAGGAGGACTGAGACATGATCGACAGACGCCAATTTATCCTTGCCATCGGGGCGACGGGACTGCTGACGGCTTGTCAGAGCGGCCCGCCCAAACCATCCGTCATCACAGTGAATCTTGCCGGCGGCGCCGGAATGAACCCGGGACCGGGCGGCGGCGACAGGCCGGTGACGGTGATGATCTTGCGGCTGAAAAGCACCGGCGCCTTCAATTCGGCCGACTATTTCGCCCTGCAGGGCGGTGCCGGCTCCGCACTTGGCGGCGATCTCATCGGCTCCGACACGATTTCCGTCGGACCC
This region of Mesorhizobium sp. C432A genomic DNA includes:
- the tssG gene encoding type VI secretion system baseplate subunit TssG, which produces MADDARQSLPDLERAATLSESFDFFELLRRLERQGGLFGHSGRPDREPARLGQNVRLSFAVQDVVDFREPTDKSPARVTVNNLGLLGPEGPMPLHLTRWVLDRLSQRWYAGAEARQTSDTTFVDFVNILQHRMIALYYRAWADAHPAVQVERGVGGRVRSMLEAMAGIGLPGTQDAELDTVKLRQAASLAAQVDGPERLTLFLAEAFKVPVVLKEFVAAWMTIPKALQTRLAGSYATLGRSATIGPRSFSRQSRIELRIGALSYIDYKAFLPGGERLKLLKQAVRDLIGETIDVDLRIVLAAKAVPPAKLGTVQLARTTWLARPVEKGDADDMRLRTIVGWREEVAA
- the tagH gene encoding type VI secretion system-associated FHA domain protein TagH, with amino-acid sequence MSLLLTLEQGPRAQATRQARLDEGELVIGRSADADWQINDPDMFVSRAHCKITSKQGGYFVTDTSSSGLFIDDAASPLGAGNTARLQSGMRLRLGDYVVWVDLQTAKTEAPASRPSAPASKPAASRAPVSLGGDDFFSSTTEEEPGRPRPANLPDPFEKPVPGAFARARSDERSSQAFDDPFSLDPVATPVAEPTDRNGAKPSFDDPFGLDSAPLSREPSRSNPEKLPAYDDGFGFGPAGSTSLDAGVTDGGATDAPSPAPSAAPWDLPVRAVEPSPPQPPPPPSPPPPRAPVRQSAARPSAGPSDAELRAAFLRGMGMDEADFPGGDPVADMEKFGREYRLMMEGLMQLLRKRAEEKGNARVAQTVVGASEVNPLKFLPSVDDALVTMLAERSPGFLGAEAAIKDAVRDLAQHHVRAWRGVQGALKRMIDRFDPAAIEQELKSSSAIGNLLTGGRGAKLWELYQKRHREIAHSAETRFLGEIGADFRDAYEED
- the tssJ gene encoding type VI secretion system lipoprotein TssJ; its protein translation is MIDRRQFILAIGATGLLTACQSGPPKPSVITVNLAGGAGMNPGPGGGDRPVTVMILRLKSTGAFNSADYFALQGGAGSALGGDLIGSDTISVGPGKTASKTITVEPEVAALGFVALIREPGGRNWRTTKSVSPGSKFTVNVKLGSGGISA